The Deltaproteobacteria bacterium genome contains the following window.
CTGCTTGCCCGTCGGTTCGGCTACCACGAAGCCTTCTAAGAAGGCATGCAGCCCCTTGATGGCCAGTTCCGTGTCTTGTTGGAGATTCGCCACGAGTTTCTCCCAATCAACAACAGCGTAGCGATAGAAACAGGCGGAATTAAACTCCACGGTTCCCATCATGTCGGCCCCGGCAGTATCCTCAGGTTTGAGGTCATCCACGGCGGTGTAAAAGTCGAATTCTCGCTCGACAGCATGGGTTGAAATAGCGTGGGCCACCTGACAGGCAGCGTTCTGGTTCTTCTCAGGCATATCGGCCAGCATGCGCCCAAAGAGCGCCACATCCAGTGCCTTGCCGCCATTAAAAATCTTTTCGAGGGCCTTTTTTAGTTCGGGATCGGCACTCTGTGCGGCCTGTTTCTTGGCCTTGCCTGGTTTCTTACCCTCGGCTGGTGTGGCTGTCTCGGATGCGGCGATGGAATCCCATTTCTCATGGATCACATCGGCAATGTTGGAAATTTCGCGTTGCCCGAGAAAAAGGAGATATTCGCTCTTCCCATCATCTTTTACTGAAAGCTCGATGGCTGCCAGTGCCAAGAGAGCCTTTTCGGTGGCTTCAGTCTTGTCCCTTCCTTTTTCGATCAAAGCACTGGAGATGGCATCCAAAACACGTTTGGTGCGGACAGCGATATCCTCCTTTGTCAGAGCCTGTTGTTCCACCAGTCCCAGGAAATGTTGGCGAATCGAACGCTTGAGGCACTGGCTGGACACACGCGCGCGACGAGCACCTCCGAAGAGGGCGTCCTTAGGGGCTCCGGTATCGTCCCGGTTCAGGTTCGACGGGGCAAAGTTCTGCAACGCATGGATTTCGATCAGGGTTTTCATTTGTTTTCCTCCTCCTTGATAGTGGATTCTGTTTCGTCTTCATGCTTAATATTTTGGTAGAAGTCGCGAGCCCAAGTGTTTTGGGTACGCTTCTGATCATCATTCCAATACAGAAGTCCTTTTAGCATGTTGTTAAAATCGATGTTGTATTCCTTGAGAAGAGAAACCATCTGGCGCAAGCGGTATAGTAGTTGATCTGAATCGGCATCCAGCAGGTTGATAAATCGGCGTTCAATACTTGCTGATCCGCTGGCTGACTGGTAGGTTGCACAAGCCTTTCCGATGGATATAGGCGCTCCAATCCTGCCTTCCCGCCAGTGCAGCGCCCAAAGGCCTGCCACAAGATAGAGCACTTCTCGACGCCAAGAATTGTCCTCATCCTTTATGAATGGTTCGACGTATGGGTAAGCGGGCACATAAACTCCGGGCTCGAAAGCAAGGCTTCGACGCAGCACCGCTCGCACCTTGGTATCTTTTTCATTTAGTGTTACCAGTCGTTCGATGAATCCGTTCATACTTCCTCCTTCTGCGGTTCGAGCTTCTTGATCTCGTCATTCAATTCCTTGAGTTTTTGTAACACTGGTCTTTCGGCTTTCACAAGGGCACGGATAGCCCAGGCATTTCCAGTGGAGATTGAAGCACTGTGCTTCTTCCAAGCTGCCAGTAAGGTATCCCGGACAAATTTTAGCCACTCGTAGCGGATGTCATCAGGATCTCTTTCGAGGGTGTATTCCTGCAGGATCTCGTGAAAGCAGGATTCCAGGATAGACCAATACCACGAGATAGCCGCCATTTGCTCCAGGAATGCGCTGATGTCTTTGCGGACCGGCTCTCGCTCCCCTCGACTCAAAACGTTTCTCGCGAAGTTGCGACAAGCCACCCAGAGGCTTTTTTGTGCCTCCTCTGAATCTTTGAGAAGTTGGCTGATTTCAGCCCGAATGTAACGATTTCCCACCATCGCATCAGGTAGGGCAAAACGCTCCATACGCCAATACTCAATCTTTGCTTTGTTGTTCGCCTGACCGAGGACTATTGCGGATCGAGGGAAACGGTCCCGGTTGGACCGCGTCAACGCCGTAGCATGTTCGATCACCTGGGGGGCCAGATGTGATCCATCAGGGAGCAGAGAATCAAAGTCGCGCCAAAGGCCCCTTTCGCGGAACTGGATGGGTAACTTTCCTCTTTTGTCATCTATCCGATAAGCGAGCATAGGGTCCGCTTGATCCACGGAGGAGTCATCGACTCCAGAGGCGAAAGCCAGCTTTTCGATTCGGCCAGGGTTATTTGCCTCCAGTCGGATGGAACGAATCCTCCATGTGTATCGATCAGCAAGGCCGCTTTCACTACGGCCATATCCCACTTTCAGACTTTTCACCGATTCAGGATTTCGTTCCCATAAGGGCTTGTCAACATCAGTGATTTCTTGGTTCTGCGGAACGAGAGAAAACAAAAGGGTTTCTTGAAGGTTGCGCCCAAGAGGTAATACCATCGCTGCTGTTGCGGATGGAGCTGTGTTGGTATGTGATAGCTCGCTTTTGCCACAGCTAACAGAAAAGGTCTGAGCGGCCAGGATCCAACGGGTTGCCTTGGCCTCTGAGATTGTGCCGGGTGATTCGACATCCACATGATCGAAGAGAACCTTAGCATTGTCCGCATTGTGCTCTGCCGCGAGAGCCGTCCAAGCCCTCCATGCCTTCGGCTCGAATGTCGGAATTTGTCCAAACGGATATTCGTCATCAAACAGCCAGAACCGCTCCCGCCACCTCTCAAGGTAGGACGTAACCCTTCCTTCTGACAGCCCTTCTTTAAAGAGAGCCTTGGCCTGGTCGATATCCGTTGGTCCCTCCAGGGCTCGGTAGAGGACCGCCAGCAGAAAACGATGCAAGGCCGCCACCACCAGCGGGGACGGATCTTCTATAGCGGCAATATTCCCGGATTGAAGTAGTGTATCGCGGATGCCCAGTTCGTCACGGGTTCCATCGGGGAATCGCACCGGGATCCATTTTTCGTCAATCAGGTTAAATCGACTCATTCGGCCTCCTTTGCCTCGTACACCAGTCCTAGGTCGTTATCCAGCCTCACAGTCCCATCCTCTAACCAGCATCCCTCCGCGTTCAGCACCAGTGGGAAACAGTTACGCAAGAGCGGCGATTTCTTCCAGCCTTCAGGCACCCCCACCACGTGTAATTTTTTGACCGCACTCTTGCGTGAAAGGCTCATAGCCCGCAGGAACCATAGTTTGCTTTGGTGGAAATCCAGAGTAGTCTCCGGACGGAAAGCGTCCTCCGCAAATAACGGAATGACCGTGACGGATGGTTCGCCAAGCCTAGTCTGGGCCATGAGGGTTCGATGCACGCCGGGTGCATCTTCGTCATAAAGAACGAATCTCTCCGGCTGGTTCCACGATGCGTCGTCAGGAAGGCCAATGATCGCGTTATGCGCCAGAAATCCAAGGGCGAAGGCTTTTCCAGACTCGGCCTCCAGGGCTTTCTCCAGCCGCTCCTGCAGGGATTCAGGCAAATCTACTTGTTCTTCATAAACCGCCTGCACCAGGGTATCGATCTCGTCCGGCAACGTCAACGCCTGGCTATCACGAAGCAGGCTCCATGTGCGTAAGAGCAGGTCTTCACGATAGACTGCACCCCACCACAAAGGCTCTCCGAAGGAGGGCGGCTCATCACCTGTCAACCCAGCAATTATAAGGAGAGGTTCGGGAACATCCCTGAAGCCTCGCGTATGACGCCACAAACGTCCCGCTCGCTGGAGCACGAGGTCAATGGGCGCTATGTCGGTTACCATCAGGTCGAAGTCCAGGTCAAGGCTCTGCTCCGCCACCTGAGTGGCAATAAGTATCTTCCGGCCTTCCCGGGTTCCACTTTTCCCAAAGGTTTCCAAAACCTGATCCTCGCGTTTCTGTCTGCGGTCGGCCGGAAAGCGCGCATGGAAGAGAAATACTTCGGTCTTATCGGGCAGACGTTTTCCAACGCGCTGGCCGTCGCGCCTGAGCGGCTCCCCCTCCGGAAATAGCCGGTAAAGTTCCTGGGCTCTCTGAACCGTATTGACCAGAGCCAACCCCATGCCGCCATTCAGCAAATGCTCCTCCAGAACAGCGCGCATGCTGGGCAGGTCCGAAGGAATTCCCAGTAGACGCAGAGTCCGGCGGCGCGAAGGATCGGCCTCGAAATGTTTTTGTTCGACCACTCCAGAGTGGAAAACGGATAGGCGGGGGTATTCTTTCTCTAATTCTGGTAAATTGGCATCAACAACATTAGCCAGTTTTCGCCGAATTGATGGTGGTAATGTTGCTGAGAGAAGCACCACCGATGAGCCCAGTGCCAGGAGCCAACGCAGCAGGTGAACCAGGAGTGTACCCGTGTAAGCATCGTAAGCGTGGATCTCGTCGAAAACAACTACTCGATTCGCAAGGCCCCATAGACGCACAAAATTATGCCGCACGGGCAGAATAGGCAGTAGAGCTTGGTCCACCGTTCCCACTCCGTATTCCGAGAGGAGCGCCCTCTTCTTGTGTGTAAACCACTCTCCGGCCCGGATCTCTCCGCCCGTTGCGGGATCGTGGATGCCCGAAAGACGCAAATTCTGATATGTGTCGTTGAGGAGAGTCGCTCCATGCAACAGTTGCAGATCGAGCTTCCGGTCCGTTCCTTGGTCGCTCAAAAACTTGAGAGTTCGATTGAACATAGCATTCCCGGTGGCTTTTGTTGGTAAAGCCACATACAGGCCACGGTGCCCAAAAAGCCGCTGCATCTCCAGATGGGAAAAGAAAGCCGCCTCAGTTTTGCCCTCGCCCATTGGAGCTTCAATCAACAAAATAGCGGGCTTCTTCACCGCACCTAATGCGTTAGCGACAGCCTTTTGCAAAGGACGGGGAGCGAAACCAAATATTTGCTTGAAGGACTTAGGCTCATTGGAAAGTGGGGTTCGTGGTTCCCATCCGATCGAATCCAAAGCTTTGTCGGCATGGGTCCTTCGTTTCTTGAACCAGTTATTCAGATCGTCGCAGTTTTCAGGAGTTCCGAAGGGAAACCATTCTTCGTTGGAGCCGATCCAATCGGCAAAGCTCGTGAGTCCCGATATCAACATGAAATCGGGGCCGGAAAGAGTCTCCTTTGTGGGAACTCCGTTGGGCTGAAAGACCTGAAAGAGATTCTTGAAGAGGCCATTGCGTGCATCTGTCCAGTCAGAGTTGCCCAAGGCTCTTCGGTTTCCTTCCAAATTATAAAGAGTTGTCGGATTGGCGCGCTCCCCGTGGTGACAGCCGACAGCGTCGGGAACCAACTCCGCCAATTCAAAAGGCCAGTGCTTCTCCCGAAGCAGTTCCGTCAAAACTATCTGGCTTACGAAAGCGTGGTTGATCTTCATATCAGGGCTTCGAGGCAATTCCAGCCCTGTGGCGGGAGCATCAGGCCATTTGCACTGGAATCCTGGACAGGCTTTTCCCAAATCATGACAAGCTGCAACGAGCAATAGCCACATTCGGGCATCCTCCCAATCCATCCCTAATGTCGTTGCCATCCTTTTGCGAGTCGATTCCGGTTCACGTGCCAAGATGGAGTCCGTACTGGCAGCCACATCCAGCATATGGAGAACGAGTGGATGCCACCCTCCGCTACCATCTCTGTCGGTTTTTGCCCAAAGACTTGTTAACACTTTATGAATATCCACGACAACTTGCCTTATACTTTTTAATGATCCCCATATTCGTAGCTCAATACAAAAATGGTCCGATTTATTTGACAAGGCACCTTTTTGAAGACTATTCAACCACCTTATCTCCCCCAAATGATGTCCGACCTGAAAAAAAAGTCCAAAGTTTTAAGTCCAAGGTCCTTAGTCGGGCACAAAAGTCCAAAGTCCAAGGGCAAAGTCCCAGCCAGGGTCATTTAAATTTGCTGCCTTTATAAATGATTTTTGCCAACTCCCGTGCCTTCTGCCAAGCCTCGATATCTTCAAACCTTTTTATGGTTGCCATCCCCCTTTCCCTTCCCCAACCGATTGGCTTTTTCTTTGGACATAAGACTTTAGACTTTGGACCTTAGACATCAGATTCTGGACTTTATAAATAAACCTGGGCCATTTTCCCGATCTCCCTTTTTACTTCCTCCCTCAATTCCAAAGGGAACAAGACCTCAACCCCGGCCC
Protein-coding sequences here:
- the cas3 gene encoding CRISPR-associated helicase Cas3', with translation MHKVLTSLWAKTDRDGSGGWHPLVLHMLDVAASTDSILAREPESTRKRMATTLGMDWEDARMWLLLVAACHDLGKACPGFQCKWPDAPATGLELPRSPDMKINHAFVSQIVLTELLREKHWPFELAELVPDAVGCHHGERANPTTLYNLEGNRRALGNSDWTDARNGLFKNLFQVFQPNGVPTKETLSGPDFMLISGLTSFADWIGSNEEWFPFGTPENCDDLNNWFKKRRTHADKALDSIGWEPRTPLSNEPKSFKQIFGFAPRPLQKAVANALGAVKKPAILLIEAPMGEGKTEAAFFSHLEMQRLFGHRGLYVALPTKATGNAMFNRTLKFLSDQGTDRKLDLQLLHGATLLNDTYQNLRLSGIHDPATGGEIRAGEWFTHKKRALLSEYGVGTVDQALLPILPVRHNFVRLWGLANRVVVFDEIHAYDAYTGTLLVHLLRWLLALGSSVVLLSATLPPSIRRKLANVVDANLPELEKEYPRLSVFHSGVVEQKHFEADPSRRRTLRLLGIPSDLPSMRAVLEEHLLNGGMGLALVNTVQRAQELYRLFPEGEPLRRDGQRVGKRLPDKTEVFLFHARFPADRRQKREDQVLETFGKSGTREGRKILIATQVAEQSLDLDFDLMVTDIAPIDLVLQRAGRLWRHTRGFRDVPEPLLIIAGLTGDEPPSFGEPLWWGAVYREDLLLRTWSLLRDSQALTLPDEIDTLVQAVYEEQVDLPESLQERLEKALEAESGKAFALGFLAHNAIIGLPDDASWNQPERFVLYDEDAPGVHRTLMAQTRLGEPSVTVIPLFAEDAFRPETTLDFHQSKLWFLRAMSLSRKSAVKKLHVVGVPEGWKKSPLLRNCFPLVLNAEGCWLEDGTVRLDNDLGLVYEAKEAE
- the casB gene encoding type I-E CRISPR-associated protein Cse2/CasB, which translates into the protein MNGFIERLVTLNEKDTKVRAVLRRSLAFEPGVYVPAYPYVEPFIKDEDNSWRREVLYLVAGLWALHWREGRIGAPISIGKACATYQSASGSASIERRFINLLDADSDQLLYRLRQMVSLLKEYNIDFNNMLKGLLYWNDDQKRTQNTWARDFYQNIKHEDETESTIKEEENK
- the cas7e gene encoding type I-E CRISPR-associated protein Cas7/Cse4/CasC, which translates into the protein MKTLIEIHALQNFAPSNLNRDDTGAPKDALFGGARRARVSSQCLKRSIRQHFLGLVEQQALTKEDIAVRTKRVLDAISSALIEKGRDKTEATEKALLALAAIELSVKDDGKSEYLLFLGQREISNIADVIHEKWDSIAASETATPAEGKKPGKAKKQAAQSADPELKKALEKIFNGGKALDVALFGRMLADMPEKNQNAACQVAHAISTHAVEREFDFYTAVDDLKPEDTAGADMMGTVEFNSACFYRYAVVDWEKLVANLQQDTELAIKGLHAFLEGFVVAEPTGKQNTFAAHNPPEFIVVSVRHNTSPRNLANAFEIPVRVRKDESLTRKSAEELAKKAIALQSAFGGENKTFVLNLANAELEGLGTVEKTLDTLLEKAILVVKE
- the casA gene encoding type I-E CRISPR-associated protein Cse1/CasA, which gives rise to MSRFNLIDEKWIPVRFPDGTRDELGIRDTLLQSGNIAAIEDPSPLVVAALHRFLLAVLYRALEGPTDIDQAKALFKEGLSEGRVTSYLERWRERFWLFDDEYPFGQIPTFEPKAWRAWTALAAEHNADNAKVLFDHVDVESPGTISEAKATRWILAAQTFSVSCGKSELSHTNTAPSATAAMVLPLGRNLQETLLFSLVPQNQEITDVDKPLWERNPESVKSLKVGYGRSESGLADRYTWRIRSIRLEANNPGRIEKLAFASGVDDSSVDQADPMLAYRIDDKRGKLPIQFRERGLWRDFDSLLPDGSHLAPQVIEHATALTRSNRDRFPRSAIVLGQANNKAKIEYWRMERFALPDAMVGNRYIRAEISQLLKDSEEAQKSLWVACRNFARNVLSRGEREPVRKDISAFLEQMAAISWYWSILESCFHEILQEYTLERDPDDIRYEWLKFVRDTLLAAWKKHSASISTGNAWAIRALVKAERPVLQKLKELNDEIKKLEPQKEEV